TGTGTCTACACATCTGAGTCATGCCAGGCAGCTTGTGACCAATCAGTCTGCTGTGATGCTGGGTCCTGTCAGCCAGCCTGCCCTGAAGTCACTTCCTGTCCTGAAACTTCTTGCCTACCAACTGTCTGTGCGGCTAATCTGTGCCAGCCAACTTGCTGCCATGTGGGTTCATGTCAGCCCACTCATGGTGAAGATCAGCCCTGCAAATCATTTTGTTACCAACCGATCTGCTACATTTTGAAGCCTTGCCAAATGGTTCCCTGCCAGCCATCTACTTGTGTGTTCCGTTCTTGCAgtcctgcatgctgtgtgaccTTCCCTTGCCAGACACTTCACTATCAACCTGCACCATGCACATCCTTCATCTGCCAGCCAGCGGCTAACAGACAACCTCCTTGTTCTGTAAACAACTCTTGCAAACCAGCTTCCTGTGGCACTGTGCTTTCTGGCCAACCAACTGGTGGAGAACCCACTTTCTGCAATCAAAGTGGCTGCAAATCTCCTTCCTGCCAGCCAGCTTGCTGTGTGACGGGTTTCAGCAAATCAGCCAGTGGTGGCTTCAGTTGCTTCCGACCAAATACCCCAAGTCTCTGCAAAGCTGGCACCTACTTGCCGACTTCCTGCCAACCCAGTTATGACTCCAGCTTCTGCAAGGCAACATTTTGTTGAGGGAGCACCTCCTCTAAAGTCTGCTGCTTTCTACAAGTGCATAGCCATGGTGCCTGACTCCGGCTGAGCACAAACGCTGCCGGCTTGCTAACTTTTCTCTGCGTCCAGTCCCACGTTTCCTCCAGGTGCTGGTGAGGAAATTTATCCTGAGGTCCTATCTCATAGAGGATAACCTTTCAGCAAGCATGACCCATGCTGTAGCTTGCCTTTCCTGGTAttatcatttcatttcacttcagcaAAGCCTTTcttcctggtttttttttccccacttttgatGCTGCCAAGTCTTTAAGGAGACTCTTTTGCTGACAACTGCTAATAAAAATGTGTCTGGTTAAGCATAACGAGTAAGACTCTcatatgcttttctttctttcaatatatTACATGTAGATTTCCTTCAGGTCCCATTTGAACACAAAGACTTTGGGCCCTCCAAATCATTGTGTTTGCCTCGGTCTGCAAGGGTTGTTTGTGTCTAGGATTATAGATGCTCAAGCTGGAAAGGAGCAAggatatacaaccttgacaccACCAAGAGCTCTTCTGAGTTGGGtcacctcagtttccccacagtGAATAGATTGGGGAAGGCAAAGACAGAAATGGTCCAAGGAAGCcatagattaaaataaatatgaggtTTTGGCCATGGAAAATAATTAAGGGTTAAGTCACTTAAAACTGGTTTTAGTGATCAGGGCACCTAATggcaaatttaaatgaaatttaaaactgttTAGAAAATTTTAGCAGGTATTGGCTatgtttttgacattttaagAGACAGTTTTAAAGACAATTCGTCTAGGGGAAATTTTGACTGAGTTTTGTTATTTCTAGCATGTAATTATTGAATTCAAATGCTCATTCTTTGGGTTGGTTTTCTTTGGGGGAAGATTTAGAGGAAGATGCATAGTGTGTACTTGTAGCAGCGGCACCGAGTCCTTCCTGAAGGGGATCTGACCTCCCCTTTAAACAAGGGGCTCTGGGTGTGCAAAGCATTTTAAGAACCAACCCCCCAAAACTCTTACACAGAATCTTAAAGGGACATATAGGAGAATGTTCACTGTGGCATTTCTGTGATGACATAAATTTTAAAGGAGAACAAAGAGTGGGTAGGCAACATGTGGTGATTCCTTCCATGGAGTATTGTGTTAGGCtggttctccagaaaaacagacccagtagaagatatatatatatatgtatgtatgtgtatatatatacatacacttatTAAAAGGAATTAACTCACACAATTAAGGAGGCAGGCAAGCCCATATCTGTAGTGTGAGCCTGAAATGTGGACTGACAGGCAGAGATCAAGGAGAGCTCATGGTGAAGATGAAGTCTGAAGGCTGTCTGCTGGGGAATATGcattaaacagaataaaatagcTGTCTATTGGAAGAGAATGAGGCATAAGGAAAGCAGGAATTAAATTAACtgatatataagtatataaagaaaaagattaagaagGAACTTGCAAGGACAAAAGTGATAATATGCCTCATAAGGAATATAACTAATTCAATTATTTGCAACTGAaattcaaacagaaaattaaaaaagaagaaaaaacggGCGAGAGGGACCTTGATAGAGCAAAAGAATTACCATGGATGGAATGTCTTCTAGAAATGAAATATTGATGGATGCTCTATCTAAAGCCTCTCTCCCACATTGCCCATGTAAATTCCTCGGTCATGCTGGAGGAGGGATGAGGTAAGTGGAATGCATCTTAGCTCAGTCCTGAACAGAGTTTTCAACAATGTTTCTTACATTGTAAGTTTAAGGAATCACATCTCCTTAAATAATTTGTGTATTAATACCAGAATCCTTGACATAGCcgaaatttcaaattttatcttGCAATGGTTTTCTGACCCATCTAAGTCTATCTTATTCTAAGACTTTCCTGTTGTGAATTTCTGTTGTACTAGTAAGTGTTTTTCGCTGGCCACTTGCCAATATACAAAACTGCATGTTTTAAACATGTCAAGGGTAAAAGGTGTGTTGGGAAGCCTTGTATCTCCTGTGGCTGGCAACAGTTTAAATATAAAGGCATTTATTAGCTCCTTTTAGGTTTGCTGGAACTTGTTCCTTAAACATACAAACCTCCAATTATAAATATTGCTCTACTGAGCCTGCTGAGCCATGCTTACAACTAaatctttatttacatttatgtCCTGGGTAAGGgagcagttttaaaaatacagggaCGTTTGAGAAAGACAAGCATACCTTGtttttttattgtgctttgcaaatatattttttgtagaagctgaaggtttgtggcaaccctgtgtcgAGCAAGTCAAAAAGGTGCCATTTtgccaacagcatttgctcacgtTGTGTCTCTGCGTCACATTctgtaattcttgcaatatttcaaactttttcattaatgTTGTATTTGTTGTgctgatctgtgatcagtgatttttGATACTATTGTAATTGTTTCAGTGCACCATCAACCTCTCCCATATAAGATGGTGAACTTAAGATGTGTGTGttctaatgaatggataaagaagatgtggtatatatacatactcaatcataaaaagaaatgaaacaatgacTTCTGTAGCAACATAGatagatctagagattgtcatactaagtgaagtaagtcaggaaaagaaagataaatatcttgTGATAtctcttatatatggaatctagaatatgacacaaatgaacttacaaaacagaaacagactcatgggcatagaaaacaaatattatggttaccaaaggagaaagagagggcggggataaattaagagtttcgGAGTAGCAGATACAAATTACTGATTATAAAATACatacctatcaagctaccaatggtatttttcagagaactagaacaaataatttcacaatttgtatggaaatacaaaaaacctcgaatagccaaagcaatcttgagaaagaagaatggagctggaggaatcaacctgcctgacttcaggctctactacaaagccaccgtcatcaagacagtatggtactggcacaaagacagaaatacagatcaatggaacagaatagaaagcccagagataaatccacgcatctatggacaccttatctttgacaaaggaggcaagaatataaaatggagaaaagacaatctctttaacaagtggtgctgggaaaactggtcaaccacttgtaacagaatgaaactagaacactttctaacaccatgctgctgctgctgctaagtcacttcagtcgtgtccgactctgtgcgaccccatagacggcagcccaccaagctcccccatccctgggattctccaggcaagaacactggagtgggttgccatttccttctccaatgcatgaaagtgaaaagtgaaagtgaagtcgctcagtcatgcccgactcttagcgaccccatggactgcagcctaccaggctcctccatccatgggattttccaggcaagagtactggagtggggtgccattgccttttaacaccatacacaaaaataaactcaaaatggattaaagatctaaacgtaaggccagaaactacaaaactcctagaggaaaacataggcaaaacactctctgacataaatcacagcaggatcctctgtgacccacctgctagagtaatggaaataaaagcaaaaataaacaaatgggacctaattaaaattaaacgcttctgcacaacaaaggaaactataagaaaggtgaaaagacagccttcagaatgggagaaaataatagcaaatgaaggaacggacaaagaattaatctcaaaaatatacaagcaactcctacagctcaattccaggaaaataaatgacccaatcaaaaagtgggccaaagaactaaacagacatttctccaaagaagatatacagatggctaacaaacatgaagggatgctcaacatcactcattatcagagaaatgcaaatcaaaatcacaatgaggtaccatttcactccagtcagaatggccactatccaaaagtctacaagtgatagatgctggagagggtgttgagaaaagggaaccctcttacactgttggtgggaatgcaaactagtacagc
This portion of the Bubalus bubalis isolate 160015118507 breed Murrah chromosome 3, NDDB_SH_1, whole genome shotgun sequence genome encodes:
- the KRTAP29-1 gene encoding keratin-associated protein 29-1 — its product is MGDSCCLGDATAIPAVPTTSVCSSGGSFQHGIHLPGSCRSRTWQLVTCQENCQPCGSAPSGCEPAPCQPTCLPATSCVGFVCHPICSYTACYETDTGQSPGPVSSCQPSCLESTGSSVKCYEPGPCQQSSCQECVYTSESCQAACDQSVCCDAGSCQPACPEVTSCPETSCLPTVCAANLCQPTCCHVGSCQPTHGEDQPCKSFCYQPICYILKPCQMVPCQPSTCVFRSCSPACCVTFPCQTLHYQPAPCTSFICQPAANRQPPCSVNNSCKPASCGTVLSGQPTGGEPTFCNQSGCKSPSCQPACCVTGFSKSASGGFSCFRPNTPSLCKAGTYLPTSCQPSYDSSFCKATFC